The following is a genomic window from Syntrophales bacterium.
TCGGGCTTGGCGCTCCCCTCTATGTTTATCAGCACCTCGGAGATGCCGAAGAGGCCCACGGCCAAAGAGACCAGATCGATGCCGTCCCAGAGATAGAGAACGTTGAAGGTCATCCTGGGAGATGCCTGAATTGAATCGAGGCCCACGCAACTTAGTATGAACCCGAAGGCACCCATCATGATCGCCTTTATTACAGAGCCGCCGGAGAGGAATGTCACAAGGGTAAGACCGAGAAAGAGCACTGCAAAATACTCGGGCGGCCCGAACTTCAGTGCAAACCGTGCCAGAGGTTCGGCAAAAAGCATAAGCCCCACGAGCCCAAGCGTTCCCGCGATGAAGGAGCCGAAAGCAGCTATGCCCAGGGCAGCGCCGGCACGCCCTTTCTTTGCCATCTGGTACCCATCAAGACAGGTGACGACGGAAGCCGCTTCACCGGGTATTCTCACCAGGATGGAAGTGGTCGACCCCCCGTACATGGCGCCGTAATAGATACCGGCGAGCATGATGATGGCCGACAACGGGCTCATCCGGAAGGTGACAGGCAGGAGAAGCGATATGGCGCCTATCGGCCCGATACCCGGAAGTACTCCCACCAGGGTTCCGATCAATACTCCGATGAAGCAGAAGAGAAGATTCTCAGGCTGAAGCCCTATAGAAAACCCGTACATCAGACTATGGATCGTATCCATTCACTCAACCTTTCTCAAAAGCCGAATATTCCCTTCGGTACGGGGATATGTAACCAGATGGAGAAAACGAGGTAGGCCAGTGCCACCGTTACAAAACCGACGATGCTTTGAAGCCAGAGATTTGCTCGTCCGAGCATGCGGTACATGAACGTCATGAGACCGAAGGTCGCAATGAAGAAGCCTATCTTCGGCAGAATTGCGAGATAGGCAAAAATCGCGCATAGGACCAGAACGACCTTGATCCAGCCCCGCCCATTCTTCACGCCTTCTGTTTCGGCGGCGGGCAGACTTCTTTTTCGCTTCAAAAATGTTCCGAGAATAAGAAGGATTGAGAATAGAGCGAGAACTGCCCCGGCGAGGAGCACGACGAAGCCCGGACCCGGAACGTGGAGCGTGCCGATGTCGAGCCGAATAGCTTCGAGGCAGACGAAGATCGAGACAAGGAGCCAGAAAATACCGCTTGTTATGTCACGCACAGTCATAGGCGGCGCCTCAGAATTTCCGAAGAGTCCATCATCTGCCTCACTTGCCCACGTACAGGCCTATTTCTTTTAAGATAGGTATCCCTATCTCCTCCTGTTTCTTTATAGCGGCCTTGATAAATTCAGGCCCACCGAATTTTGGTTCTTCACCGAGCCTTTCAATACCTTTCTTGAACTCCGGGTCATCGTAAATCTTCTTGCAGACATCGGCCAACTTCTTTTTGATATTCTCCGGTGTATTTTTGTGGACATAGAGGCCGATGTAGGTAGGCAGCACTGCGTCAGGATAGCCCAGTTCCAGCGCCGTGGGGACGTTAGGGTAGTCTTTGAATCTCTTATCCGTATAGAACATGAGGAACCTAACTTTACCGGCCTTTACCTGGTCCGACACGGCACCGAGGACAAGGCTGCCCGCGTCCACATGACCGCCCAGAAGGGCTGCAAGGGCCTCGGGCGTGCCCTTGTAGGGTACGTCGATGGTCGTTACTCCTGCTCTTTTAAAGATGAGCATGGCGCTCATATGAAGGGTGATGCCCCGGCCGGTATGGGACCATTTCAACTGGCCGGGGTTCTTCTTCGCATAGTTGATCAGATCGTCAAAGGTTTTGTATGGAGAGTCCCCTTTCACCGCCATGCCGAGCCTCATTTCGACGAAGTTGGCCAGAGGGACCACGTCATCTGCATCAAATGGTACCTTTTGAGTCTTGATAGTGGTTGCAAAAAAGACTTGTGCCGATTCGAGGACTTTGTAGCCGTCAGGCCTGGAGCTGATTACATCGCCGGCGGCAAGGCTGCCGCCTGCACCTGGCTTGTTGACCACCACCATAGGCTGGCCGAAATATTTTGATCCTGTCTCTGCAATCACTCTCGCCACAATGTCGAAAGAACTACCCGGTGTGTAGGGGGAGACGATCTCCAGCGGGCGGGTCGGATATGACTGGGCTGCTGCAGGTTGCGTCGAAAAGAAGAGGATTGAAATAATTACAACTATCAATGCGCATATTTTACTTCTCATTGTACTGCCTCCTTTTTAATGTAGTCAGTAAACTTTTGGTAGCCGGTCAATGAAGTGTCAAGAACAACTATGCCGATCCGCCCTCCTGTATCATCTGAGCTAAAGTCTTGTCTCAGATCGGCAAACGGTAAAGTATCCTGGCGTTGTCTACATATATTTTCTGCCTGTCCTCGTCACTGATGTCCATCTCTTCTATGGCGTTTATGGTTTGCCGGTAATTCCGGTTACCAAGCTCCGTATCGCCAAGAGGCATATCGATGCCGAAGAGTATGCGGTCCGGACCAAAGAAGGTGTGAGCGCACATCAACGCCGAGGTGTTGCCATAGAGCGCCGTGTCAGCGTAGAACATCTTGTAATAGTCGATAGGGGCCTTCGTAAGCCCG
Proteins encoded in this region:
- a CDS encoding tripartite tricarboxylate transporter TctB family protein, producing MTVRDITSGIFWLLVSIFVCLEAIRLDIGTLHVPGPGFVVLLAGAVLALFSILLILGTFLKRKRSLPAAETEGVKNGRGWIKVVLVLCAIFAYLAILPKIGFFIATFGLMTFMYRMLGRANLWLQSIVGFVTVALAYLVFSIWLHIPVPKGIFGF
- a CDS encoding tripartite tricarboxylate transporter substrate binding protein, with the protein product MRSKICALIVVIISILFFSTQPAAAQSYPTRPLEIVSPYTPGSSFDIVARVIAETGSKYFGQPMVVVNKPGAGGSLAAGDVISSRPDGYKVLESAQVFFATTIKTQKVPFDADDVVPLANFVEMRLGMAVKGDSPYKTFDDLINYAKKNPGQLKWSHTGRGITLHMSAMLIFKRAGVTTIDVPYKGTPEALAALLGGHVDAGSLVLGAVSDQVKAGKVRFLMFYTDKRFKDYPNVPTALELGYPDAVLPTYIGLYVHKNTPENIKKKLADVCKKIYDDPEFKKGIERLGEEPKFGGPEFIKAAIKKQEEIGIPILKEIGLYVGK